In Eupeodes corollae chromosome 3, idEupCoro1.1, whole genome shotgun sequence, a single genomic region encodes these proteins:
- the LOC129951176 gene encoding G protein-coupled receptor kinase 1: MADLEAVLADVSYLMAMEKSKCTPAARASKKLILPDPSVRSVMYKYMEKENELNFHKIFNQVFGYLLFKEFCEGDFEEPIQHLKFYEQIKAFEKTECCDDRRSLAREIYDNFIMKEMLSHTHEYSKEAVANVQKYLLKNEVPINLFEPYIEEIFSHLKSKPFKKFVESDKFTRFCQWKNLELNMQLTMNDFSVHRIIGRGGFGEVYGCRKADSGKMYAMKCLDKKRIKMKQGETLALNERTMLSAVSTGADCPFIVCMTYAFHTPDKLCFILDLMNGGDLHYHLSQHGVFNEAQMKFYAAEVILGLEHMHKRFIVYRDLKPANILLDENGHVRISDLGLACDFSRKKPHASVGTHGYMAPEVLSKGTPYDSSADWFSFGCMLYKLLKGHSPFRQHKTKDKHEIDRMTLTMNIEFPDVFSAELKNLLECLLQRDTEKRLGCMGKGADEIKQHPFFTGIDWNQVYIQKYTPPLIPPRGEVNAADAFDIGSFDEEDTKGIKLTESDQEQYRYFPLTISERWQQEVAETVFDAVNIETDKIEQKRKSKQKMHFDANERESDCILHGYIKKLGGSFASVWQTKYAKLYPNRLELHTESGNNKPELFFMDQVEEVSPDFVLYKGEQCIQIRINDGIRDGRLILTNSDEIGLKEWAFSLRSAHKVSQQLLGNMAPKAGKIYGSEREAAKALYISNPSPKSNISN; this comes from the exons TGTTCGAAGTGTAATGTACAAGTATATGGAAAAGGAAAATGAACTAAACTTCcataaaattttcaatcaaGTTTTTG GATATCTTTTATTCAAAGAGTTTTGTGAAGGTGACTTTGAGGAACCTATACAACAtcttaaattttatgaacag ATAAAAGCATTTGAAAAAACGGAATGCTGCGATGACCGAAGAAGTTTGGCACGTGAAATTTACGACAATTTTATAATGAAGGAAATGCTCTCTCACACGCAC gAATATTCAAAAGAGGCAGTTGCTAATGTTCAGaagtatctattaaaaaatgaagttccaattaatttatttgag ccTTATATCGAAGAAATATTTAGTCATCTCAAATCGAAGCCTTTCAAAAAATTCGTGGAAag cgATAAATTTACTCGATTTTGTCAATGGAAAAATTTAGAACTTAATATGCAA cTTACCATGAACGACTTTAGTGTCCACAGAATAATCGGACGTGGTGGTTTTGGAGAAGTTTATGGTTGTAGAAAAGCCGATAGTGGCAAAATGTATGCAATGAAATGCTTGGATAAAAAgcgaataaaaatgaaacaaggCGAAACCTTAGCTCTTAATGAAAGGACTATGCTCTCAGCCGTTAGTACCGgg GCTGATTGTCCTTTTATCGTGTGTATGACTTACGCTTTCCATACTCCAGATAAATTATGCTTCATTCTCGACTTGATGAATGGTGGTGATTTGCACTATCACTTGTCTCAACACGGTGTATTCAATGAAGCCCAAATGAAGTTTTATGCAGCTGAG GTTATCCTCGGTTTGGAGCATATGCACAAACGTTTTATCGTGTATAGAGACTTGAAACCTGCAAACATTCTTTTAGATGAAAATGGACACGTACGAATATCAGATTTGGGTCTGGCTTGTGATTTTTCAAGAAAGAAACCACATGCATCGGTAGGAACACATGGTTATATGGCTCCGGAAGTGCTCTCAAAAGGAACTCCATACGATTCTAGTGCTGATTGGTTCAGTTTTGGATGCATgttatataaacttttaaaaggtCATTCACCTTTTCGACAACACAAAACAAAGGATAAACACGAAATTGATCGCATGACATTGACAATG aATATCGAATTTCCGGATGTTTTCAGTGcggaattaaaaaatcttttggaGTGTCTTCTACAGAGAGATACTGAAAAACGTTTGGGTTGTATGGGCAAAGG agCTGACGAAATAAAACAACATCCGTTTTTTACTGGAATCGACTGGAACCaggtttatattcaaaaatatacaccTCCACTTATACCACCGAGAGGAGAAGTAAATGCAGCTGATGCTTTTGATATAGGATCATTTGACGAAGAAGATACTAAAGGAATAAAATTAACGGAATCAGATCAGGAGCAATATAGATATTTTCCTCTTACGATCTCTGAAAG ATGGCAACAAGAAGTAGCCGAAACTGTTTTTGACGCTGTAAACATAGAAACAGACAAAATTGAGCAAAAACGCAAATCGAAGCAGAAAATGCATTTTGATGCCAACGAGCGAGAATCTGACTGCATACTTCACGGTTATATCAAAAAGCTAGGAGGTTCATTTGCATCAGTGTGGCAAACCAAATATGCAAAGTTATATCCCAATAG ACTGGAACTTCATACTGAGAGTGGCAACAATAAACCAGAACTCTTTTTTATGGATCAAGTCGAAGAAGTTTCACCAGATTTTGTTCTTTATAAGGGCGAACAATGTATTCAAATTCGTATTAATGATGGGATTCGTGATGGAAGGCTTATTCTAACCAATTCT gaCGAAATCGGTTTAAAGGAATGGGCATTTTCATTGCGCTCCGCACACAAAGTTTCTCAACAATTATTGGGAAATATGGCCCCCAAAGCTGGCAAAATATACGGAAGTGAGAGGGAAGCGGCCAAAGCATTGTATATATCCAATCCATCACCAAAATCAAATATATCCAATTAG